Proteins from one Aureimonas sp. SA4125 genomic window:
- a CDS encoding DUF6691 family protein, which translates to MARILVALLAGLVLGIGLVVSQMVVPAKVLGFLDVFGNWDPSLAFVMSGAILVSAPAFAVARRMNSPALARSFEIPTRRDLNPRLLSGAAIFGIGWGLVGLCPGPALVALGFGLGPALLFVAAMVAGMVVFHLTLAPSPPTGAAATTEGADA; encoded by the coding sequence ATGGCCCGCATCCTCGTCGCCCTCCTCGCCGGCCTCGTCCTCGGCATCGGCCTCGTCGTCTCGCAGATGGTCGTGCCCGCCAAGGTCCTCGGCTTTCTTGATGTCTTCGGCAACTGGGATCCGAGCCTCGCTTTCGTCATGTCAGGAGCGATCCTCGTCTCCGCGCCGGCCTTCGCGGTCGCCCGGCGGATGAACAGTCCGGCGCTGGCGCGCTCCTTCGAGATCCCGACGCGGCGTGACCTCAATCCCCGCCTTCTGTCGGGTGCCGCGATCTTCGGCATCGGCTGGGGCCTCGTCGGTCTCTGTCCCGGCCCGGCCCTCGTCGCCCTCGGCTTTGGCCTCGGCCCGGCCCTTCTGTTCGTTGCGGCCATGGTCGCCGGTATGGTCGTCTTCCACCTGACGCTTGCGCCGTCACCGCCGACGGGAGCCGCCGCCACGACAGAGGGCGCGGACGCATGA
- the dmeF gene encoding CDF family Co(II)/Ni(II) efflux transporter DmeF, which produces MADTPIGDTAHHHDFLGENHGRNERRVWAVILLTVTMMVVEIAAGVAFGSMALVADGLHMSTHAAAMLIAAGAYFYARKHVANSRFTFGTGKFGDLAGFASAVILALIALLIAYESFLRLSDPISISFGSAISVAVVGLAVNLVSAWLLKDDHAHHHHGHGHAHEHDAHGKGGHDNNLRAAYVHVLADALTSVLAIVALTLGSLYGWIWLDPVIGMVGALVIARWSWGLIRDSGGVLLDYVPEGEDLPDEIREAIEVDGDRITDLHVWQVGPGHHAAIVSIATARPRPLDTYRAKLAHIHDLSHLTVEIDAPTPAA; this is translated from the coding sequence ATGGCCGATACCCCCATTGGCGATACCGCCCACCATCACGATTTCCTCGGCGAGAACCACGGTCGCAATGAACGTCGCGTCTGGGCCGTCATCCTTCTGACCGTGACCATGATGGTCGTGGAGATCGCGGCGGGCGTCGCCTTCGGCTCGATGGCGCTCGTGGCCGACGGCCTGCACATGTCGACGCATGCCGCGGCCATGCTGATTGCGGCGGGCGCCTATTTCTACGCCCGCAAGCATGTCGCCAACAGCCGCTTCACCTTTGGGACCGGCAAGTTCGGCGACCTCGCGGGGTTCGCGAGTGCCGTGATCCTGGCGCTGATCGCCCTCCTGATCGCCTATGAGAGCTTCCTTCGGCTGTCCGATCCCATTTCGATCTCTTTCGGCTCGGCGATCTCGGTCGCGGTGGTGGGACTGGCCGTCAACCTCGTCTCGGCGTGGCTCCTGAAGGACGACCACGCCCATCATCATCATGGGCACGGCCACGCCCATGAACACGACGCCCACGGCAAGGGCGGGCACGACAACAACCTGCGCGCCGCCTATGTCCATGTGCTCGCGGACGCGCTGACCTCCGTGCTGGCGATCGTCGCCCTGACGCTGGGCAGCCTGTATGGCTGGATCTGGCTCGATCCGGTGATCGGGATGGTCGGCGCCCTCGTCATCGCCCGCTGGTCGTGGGGCCTCATCCGCGACTCCGGCGGCGTGCTGCTCGACTACGTTCCGGAAGGCGAGGACCTGCCGGACGAGATCCGCGAGGCGATCGAGGTGGACGGGGACCGCATCACCGACCTGCACGTCTGGCAGGTGGGGCCCGGTCATCACGCGGCAATCGTCTCGATCGCGACGGCACGTCCGCGCCCGCTCGATACCTACCGCGCCAAGCTCGCCCACATCCACGACCTGTCCCACCTGACGGTGGAGATCGACGCCCCGACGCCGGCGGCGTAG
- a CDS encoding MFS transporter, translating to MIPEGGFRLSEKIMRGQGPKAGRRFEEKQSRFRRHLGAGRCRRDGDIVVAGARLVRLDGAMIRGDKVFAGTGTHRPGHPDHLVRSDLGGTNDDVAFLFAAYGLGSMTVAILLSRVLERVPARTVMVAGAAAMAGLLGTASVGPGWTGALVLWALLGAASSAIGTPGGLLLRRSSHRDSRPAVFAAQFALSHACWLVTYPAAGWLGTTIGIGPTFIVMAVGAAAGVVVALALWPAEDLVEVEHVHRAFEHDAPHVHDDHHRHKHEGWEGPEPHRHPHRHQPIRHRHALVIDDHHATWPTGTAGG from the coding sequence ATGATCCCGGAAGGTGGGTTCCGGCTTTCGGAAAAGATCATGCGAGGACAAGGACCTAAAGCGGGGCGGCGATTCGAAGAAAAGCAATCCCGCTTTAGACGGCACCTCGGCGCGGGCCGGTGCCGACGTGACGGCGATATCGTGGTCGCGGGCGCGCGCCTTGTTCGTCTTGACGGCGCCATGATCCGCGGCGACAAGGTTTTCGCCGGGACCGGGACGCATCGTCCCGGTCACCCTGACCATCTCGTGCGCTCCGATCTCGGCGGCACCAACGACGACGTCGCGTTCCTGTTCGCCGCCTATGGCCTCGGGTCCATGACGGTCGCGATCCTTCTCTCGCGCGTCCTCGAGCGAGTGCCGGCACGCACCGTGATGGTTGCAGGTGCCGCGGCAATGGCCGGTCTCCTCGGCACCGCGAGCGTCGGCCCGGGGTGGACAGGGGCCCTCGTGCTCTGGGCGCTGCTCGGCGCCGCCTCGTCGGCTATAGGCACGCCCGGTGGGCTGCTCCTGCGACGCTCCTCGCACCGTGACAGTCGGCCAGCCGTCTTCGCCGCGCAATTCGCCCTCTCGCACGCATGTTGGCTCGTGACCTACCCGGCGGCCGGGTGGCTCGGTACCACGATCGGCATTGGGCCCACGTTCATCGTGATGGCCGTGGGCGCGGCGGCAGGCGTCGTCGTGGCGCTGGCCCTCTGGCCCGCGGAAGATCTGGTTGAGGTCGAGCACGTGCACCGGGCCTTCGAGCACGACGCTCCGCACGTCCACGACGATCACCACCGACATAAACACGAGGGATGGGAGGGGCCGGAGCCCCATCGTCATCCGCATCGCCACCAGCCGATCCGCCACCGTCATGCGCTGGTGATCGACGACCATCACGCGACCTGGCCGACGGGCACCGCGGGTGGGTGA
- a CDS encoding YqaA family protein, whose translation MFWTAFLAATILPGASEMLLVALLVGGTGEAWIVIAAATVGNTLGSLANWACGRFLAHHRDRRWFPVSAATVDRFSGLFRRYGMVSLLFAWAPIVGDALTVIAGTLRVPLLPFTIVVAIGKLGRYLIVAGGALAWGKF comes from the coding sequence ATGTTCTGGACGGCCTTCCTCGCCGCCACGATCCTGCCCGGCGCCTCCGAGATGCTGCTCGTCGCCCTCCTCGTCGGCGGGACGGGCGAGGCATGGATCGTCATCGCGGCGGCGACCGTCGGAAACACGCTCGGCTCCCTCGCCAACTGGGCCTGCGGGCGGTTCCTGGCCCACCACCGAGACCGCCGATGGTTCCCGGTCTCCGCCGCAACGGTCGACCGCTTTTCTGGCCTGTTCCGGCGCTACGGGATGGTGTCACTCCTGTTCGCTTGGGCACCGATAGTCGGAGACGCGCTGACTGTCATCGCGGGAACCCTGCGAGTTCCGCTCCTGCCATTCACCATCGTCGTCGCGATTGGAAAACTCGGGCGCTACCTCATCGTCGCGGGCGGCGCTTTGGCTTGGGGGAAATTCTGA
- a CDS encoding sulfite exporter TauE/SafE family protein, translated as MTALAYTVAAATGSGGIVGLVLGLFGGGGSILAVPLLVYVVGIASPHVAIGTSAVAVAASALGNLVPHARGGRVKWRCAGVFAFAGVLGSLLGATAAKAMDGERLLALFGLVMIGVGLAMSRRRGAVGDSAVRLTWESAGRLLPMLIGIGFAVGLFSGFFGIGGGFLIVPGLVLATGIPLAYAIGTSLVGVVSFGAATAASYALSGLVDWTLAFFFVAGGLAGGWAGAALGARLAARKQALGLAFAGLVVVVGIFIVAKGFGAFFA; from the coding sequence ATGACCGCCCTCGCCTACACTGTGGCGGCGGCGACCGGATCGGGCGGGATCGTCGGCCTCGTACTCGGCCTCTTCGGCGGCGGTGGCTCGATCCTGGCGGTGCCGCTCCTCGTCTATGTCGTCGGCATCGCCTCGCCGCATGTGGCGATCGGCACCAGCGCCGTCGCGGTCGCGGCCAGTGCGCTCGGCAACCTCGTGCCCCACGCCCGGGGCGGCCGGGTGAAGTGGCGCTGCGCCGGCGTCTTCGCCTTCGCCGGCGTCCTCGGTTCGCTCCTCGGAGCGACCGCCGCCAAGGCGATGGACGGCGAGCGTCTTCTGGCGCTTTTCGGCCTCGTCATGATCGGGGTCGGTCTGGCCATGTCGCGCCGGCGCGGGGCAGTCGGCGATTCAGCGGTGCGCCTCACCTGGGAATCGGCAGGCCGCCTCCTTCCGATGCTGATCGGCATCGGCTTCGCCGTCGGGCTCTTCTCCGGCTTCTTCGGAATCGGCGGCGGCTTCCTCATCGTGCCCGGCCTCGTCCTCGCGACGGGCATACCGCTCGCCTACGCCATCGGCACTTCGCTCGTCGGCGTGGTCTCCTTCGGGGCGGCCACGGCGGCAAGCTACGCCCTCTCCGGGCTGGTCGACTGGACCCTCGCGTTCTTCTTCGTCGCGGGTGGACTGGCCGGCGGCTGGGCGGGGGCAGCGCTTGGCGCACGGCTCGCCGCCCGCAAGCAGGCGCTCGGTCTCGCCTTTGCCGGCCTCGTCGTGGTCGTCGGCATCTTCATCGTCGCCAAGGGGTTCGGCGCCTTCTTCGCCTGA
- a CDS encoding metal/formaldehyde-sensitive transcriptional repressor, which translates to MAHLSKDPTKLVARIRRVQGQLDAVARALETDAPCGEVLQLVASIRGAVNGLTVELIEDHVRHHVVDPDAEADPDRAKGAAELLAVLRTYLK; encoded by the coding sequence ATGGCACATCTCTCGAAAGACCCCACGAAGCTCGTCGCCCGCATCCGCCGCGTTCAGGGGCAACTCGATGCCGTCGCCCGGGCACTCGAAACCGACGCCCCCTGCGGCGAGGTCCTCCAGCTCGTCGCCTCGATCCGCGGCGCGGTGAACGGGCTGACGGTAGAGCTGATCGAGGACCACGTACGCCACCACGTGGTCGACCCCGATGCCGAGGCCGACCCCGACAGGGCCAAGGGCGCCGCCGAGCTCCTGGCGGTCCTGCGGACCTATCTGAAGTGA
- a CDS encoding MBL fold metallo-hydrolase, whose translation MPSPTPSRLAGSPVVTGFFDKRTFSVQYVVADPETKACAIIDPVLDFDPKSGATATSSADALLGFIEREGLRLEWILDTHPHADHFSAAGYLHDKTGAPTAIGEKVREVQALWHGIYHIEGCCPADGSQWSRLFADGDRFKIGTLDVEVMFTPGHTLASIAYRIGDAVFVHDTLFMPDGGTARADFPGGSAEVLWASIQRILALPGEARVFTGHDYQPGGREPRWESTVDEQRGTNVHLVKAPTKEAFVTLREARDRELAMPNLILHSLQVNIRGGRLPEPEDDGRRYLKIPLDALEGAAW comes from the coding sequence ATGCCATCTCCGACACCCTCCCGCCTCGCCGGCTCGCCGGTCGTCACCGGCTTTTTCGACAAGCGCACCTTCAGCGTCCAATACGTCGTTGCCGATCCCGAGACGAAGGCCTGCGCCATCATCGATCCCGTGCTCGACTTCGACCCGAAGTCCGGCGCCACCGCCACAAGCTCGGCCGACGCGCTGCTCGGCTTCATCGAACGCGAAGGTCTGCGGCTCGAATGGATCCTCGACACCCACCCCCATGCCGACCACTTCTCCGCGGCCGGCTACCTGCACGACAAGACGGGCGCCCCGACCGCGATCGGCGAGAAGGTTCGCGAGGTCCAGGCGCTCTGGCACGGGATCTATCACATCGAGGGATGCTGCCCGGCGGACGGCTCACAATGGAGCCGCCTCTTCGCCGACGGGGACCGTTTCAAGATCGGCACGCTGGATGTCGAGGTGATGTTCACGCCGGGCCACACGCTCGCCTCCATCGCCTACCGCATCGGCGACGCCGTCTTCGTCCACGACACGCTCTTCATGCCGGACGGCGGCACAGCGCGCGCGGATTTCCCGGGCGGCAGCGCCGAAGTGCTGTGGGCCAGCATCCAGCGCATCCTCGCCCTCCCCGGAGAGGCACGGGTCTTCACCGGGCACGACTACCAGCCGGGCGGACGCGAGCCGCGCTGGGAATCGACGGTGGACGAGCAGCGGGGCACCAACGTGCATCTCGTGAAGGCGCCGACGAAGGAAGCCTTCGTGACGCTTCGAGAGGCACGCGACCGCGAACTCGCGATGCCGAACCTCATCCTGCACTCGCTTCAGGTCAATATCCGCGGGGGCCGCCTGCCGGAACCCGAGGACGACGGCCGCCGCTATCTCAAAATTCCGCTCGACGCCCTCGAAGGCGCGGCGTGGTGA
- a CDS encoding rhodanese-like domain-containing protein: MTIHSAKDLIAKASADVTTIEARDAAKLVGSPITVFVDVREANEIEKTGTVAGALHVPRGLLEFHADPSSPSHKSELDPAKRLVLFCASGGRSTLAARALQAMGFPDVASVAGGFAALETAGVPTTRR; this comes from the coding sequence ATGACCATTCACAGCGCCAAGGATCTCATCGCCAAGGCCTCCGCCGACGTGACGACGATCGAGGCCCGGGACGCGGCAAAACTCGTAGGATCGCCCATTACAGTCTTCGTCGACGTGCGCGAGGCGAACGAAATCGAGAAGACCGGAACCGTTGCGGGTGCGCTTCACGTCCCGCGCGGCCTGCTGGAATTCCACGCCGATCCATCCAGCCCCAGCCACAAATCCGAGCTCGATCCGGCAAAGCGCCTCGTGCTCTTCTGCGCCTCCGGTGGCCGGTCGACCTTGGCGGCGCGGGCGCTTCAGGCGATGGGATTTCCCGATGTCGCCTCGGTCGCCGGCGGTTTTGCGGCCCTGGAGACAGCCGGAGTACCGACGACCCGTCGATAG
- a CDS encoding DUF1289 domain-containing protein, with amino-acid sequence MATRSITPMPKATSPCTDVCLFDPRHHWCHGCGRSRDEIKAWQKLTPFRRQALERELARRLARVDRAASPAASRGS; translated from the coding sequence ATGGCAACGAGGTCAATCACCCCTATGCCGAAGGCTACCTCTCCCTGCACGGACGTCTGCCTCTTCGACCCCCGGCACCATTGGTGCCACGGCTGTGGTCGCAGCCGGGACGAGATCAAGGCGTGGCAGAAGTTGACCCCGTTCCGCCGCCAGGCGCTGGAGCGAGAGCTGGCGCGGCGGCTGGCGAGAGTGGACCGCGCGGCATCGCCCGCGGCGTCGCGCGGCTCCTAG
- the cysG gene encoding siroheme synthase CysG has product MAALSLTTPDPAERRGRSQRIEALATLPVFFDLTGKRVVMAGGSAAAAWKAELLAAAGADVVLYAPSGEIGEEMAAVLAARPAAGSLTRLDRPWGLDSFAHAALAVADCASDAEAKAFACAARAAGVPGNVIDRPDFCSFRFGTIVNRSPVVLGISTDGAAPILGQAIRRRIETLLPPALAGWARLAATIRGEVMARLEAGPLRRAFWERFAEKALTASAPDDDAAANMQRLVADIADAKNVGGRVTLVGAGPGAAELLTMKAVRALQAADVILFDDLVSDEILELARREAKRMLVGKRAARESCRQEEINALMIRFAKAGKHVVRLKSGDVSVFGRAGEEIAALKAEGIAVAIVPGITAASALAASFGVSLTHRDRASQVRFVTGHSKEGVLPATLNWTALADDHATTIFYMGGRMAPAIAAHLIAHGLPGSTPVAVAANISRHDEMRGAGTLAELAAIVARIGVERPVLIGVGRVFLECQASEMPEYDLGSSASLLQIAS; this is encoded by the coding sequence ATGGCTGCCTTGTCCTTGACGACGCCTGACCCGGCGGAGCGACGCGGGCGCAGCCAGCGCATCGAGGCATTGGCGACGCTGCCGGTGTTCTTCGACCTGACGGGCAAGCGGGTGGTCATGGCCGGCGGCAGCGCCGCCGCCGCCTGGAAGGCGGAACTGCTCGCTGCCGCGGGGGCCGACGTGGTGCTGTACGCGCCCAGTGGCGAGATCGGCGAAGAGATGGCGGCGGTCCTGGCCGCTCGCCCTGCCGCCGGCTCGCTGACGCGTCTCGACCGGCCCTGGGGTCTCGACTCCTTCGCCCATGCCGCGCTGGCGGTCGCAGACTGCGCCAGCGATGCCGAGGCGAAAGCCTTCGCCTGCGCAGCGCGTGCCGCCGGGGTGCCCGGCAACGTCATCGACAGGCCGGACTTCTGCTCCTTCCGCTTCGGGACGATCGTCAACCGATCGCCGGTGGTGCTGGGAATCTCCACCGACGGCGCCGCGCCGATCCTCGGTCAGGCGATCCGCCGCCGCATCGAGACGCTCCTGCCACCCGCGCTGGCGGGTTGGGCTCGGCTTGCCGCGACGATTCGCGGCGAGGTGATGGCAAGGCTGGAAGCAGGCCCGCTGCGCAGGGCTTTCTGGGAGCGTTTCGCCGAAAAGGCTCTGACGGCGTCCGCGCCCGATGACGACGCGGCGGCCAACATGCAGCGCCTTGTCGCGGATATCGCCGATGCCAAGAACGTCGGCGGCCGGGTGACGCTGGTCGGGGCTGGGCCGGGCGCCGCCGAACTCCTGACGATGAAGGCGGTGAGGGCGCTCCAGGCCGCGGACGTCATCCTGTTCGACGATCTCGTTTCGGACGAGATTCTCGAACTCGCCCGCCGCGAGGCCAAGCGCATGCTGGTCGGCAAGCGCGCCGCGCGCGAGAGCTGCCGGCAGGAGGAGATCAACGCGTTGATGATCCGGTTCGCCAAGGCCGGCAAGCATGTGGTGCGGCTCAAATCCGGCGATGTCTCGGTGTTCGGTCGGGCGGGAGAGGAAATAGCGGCGCTGAAGGCCGAGGGGATCGCCGTTGCCATCGTGCCGGGCATCACCGCGGCCTCTGCGCTGGCCGCCAGTTTCGGCGTGTCGCTGACGCACCGGGATCGGGCAAGCCAGGTTCGCTTCGTCACCGGCCATTCCAAGGAAGGCGTCCTGCCCGCGACGCTGAACTGGACGGCGCTGGCCGATGACCACGCCACCACGATCTTCTACATGGGCGGACGGATGGCGCCGGCCATCGCCGCACACCTGATCGCCCACGGACTGCCGGGCTCGACGCCCGTCGCCGTCGCCGCGAACATATCGCGGCACGACGAGATGCGCGGGGCGGGCACCCTCGCCGAACTCGCCGCCATTGTCGCGCGCATCGGCGTCGAACGCCCGGTCCTTATCGGCGTCGGCCGCGTCTTCCTCGAATGCCAGGCGAGCGAAATGCCGGAATATGACCTCGGATCATCGGCTTCGCTGCTCCAGATAGCTAGTTAG
- a CDS encoding YeeE/YedE family protein, protein MDNFTPLPALGGGLLIGLSAALLLLANGRIAGISGILDGALRPKAGEFGWRMAFLAGLLAAAPLMALAGYDLPAIAIDAALPVVVAAGVLVGFGTRLGSGCTSGHGVCGIGRGSGRSVAATLTFMATAAATVFVTRHVLGA, encoded by the coding sequence ATGGACAACTTCACCCCTCTCCCCGCCCTCGGTGGCGGCCTGCTGATCGGCCTGTCCGCCGCCCTCTTGCTTCTGGCGAACGGGCGCATCGCGGGTATCAGCGGCATTCTCGACGGTGCCCTGCGCCCGAAGGCGGGCGAGTTCGGGTGGCGCATGGCCTTCCTCGCGGGGCTTTTGGCCGCCGCTCCCCTGATGGCGCTCGCGGGCTACGACCTGCCCGCGATCGCCATCGACGCCGCGCTGCCCGTCGTTGTCGCTGCGGGCGTCCTTGTCGGCTTCGGCACGCGGCTGGGTTCGGGCTGCACCAGCGGCCATGGCGTCTGCGGCATCGGGCGCGGATCGGGGCGCTCGGTCGCGGCGACGCTGACCTTCATGGCGACGGCCGCGGCCACCGTCTTCGTCACCCGTCACGTCCTGGGAGCCTGA
- a CDS encoding nitrate reductase translates to MDSAPADPTVRTTCPYCGVGCGVLATPRANGTVAISGDPAHPANFGRLCSKGSALGETLGPDRRLLHPSIAGQAASWDLALGTIASTFAATIEAHGPDSVALYVSGQLLTEDYYVANKLMKGFIGSANIDTNSRLCMSSSVAGHRRAFGADTVPGCYADLEQAELLVLVGSNLAWCHPVLFQRVMAAKAARPGMRIVVVDPRRTTTADAADLHLAIRPDGDTALFTALLAHLFEAGAIDRSYVDDHTTGLAEALDAARQTGDVAAATGLAAADIAMLFDLFAHTEKVVTVYSQGVNQSASGTDKVNAIINCHLATGRIGRPGMGPFSVTGQPNAMGGREVGGLANQLAAHMDLDKPAHRDRVQRFWKAPRIAATPGLQAVAMFDAVADGRIKALWIIGTNPVDSLPDADRVRAGLATCPFVVVSDIVSDTDTLPYAHVVLPAAGWGEKDGTVTNSERRISRQRAFLQAPGEAWPDWRILAEVARRMGFGAAFDWESPDDVFDEHARLSATENEGDRDFDLAGLVGMSAEEYQVFPPVQWPVPRLTEDAAPADAPQPDSRFFAAGGFFTPDRRARFVPVLAASPLPEDACRPFTLNTGRIRDQWHTMTRTGRAPRLSAHIAEPFAEIHPDDARDLGVGDADIVRLETGFGSGLFRACLTPRQRRGSLFAPMHWTEQFASASRAGALTQKQTDPHSGQPALKSTPVSLARFPVAWHGFAVTRLRPSTIPADYWAVARTEAGWRIELAGLATPQNWPAFAADLFGADAADLLSYHDATTARFAAFDGETLQGALWTAPGPVAVSRAWAAGQLLAPHALSRQRILAGRGGADTVDVGAIVCACFSVGAGQISGAVRSGRCRSVAEIGGLLQAGTNCGSCRTEIQEIIDGCLVLDDA, encoded by the coding sequence TTGGACTCCGCCCCCGCCGATCCGACGGTCCGCACCACATGCCCCTATTGCGGCGTCGGCTGTGGCGTCCTCGCGACGCCGCGGGCGAACGGCACGGTCGCCATTTCGGGCGATCCCGCCCATCCCGCCAATTTCGGCCGGTTGTGCTCCAAGGGCTCGGCCCTCGGCGAGACGCTCGGGCCGGACAGGCGGTTGCTCCACCCCAGCATCGCCGGGCAGGCGGCCTCGTGGGATCTCGCCCTGGGCACCATCGCCTCGACCTTCGCCGCCACCATTGAGGCGCATGGGCCGGACAGTGTCGCCCTCTACGTGTCGGGCCAGTTGCTGACCGAGGACTACTACGTCGCCAACAAGCTGATGAAGGGGTTCATCGGTTCGGCCAATATCGACACCAATTCGCGTCTCTGCATGTCATCGTCCGTCGCCGGCCACCGCCGCGCCTTCGGCGCCGATACGGTTCCCGGCTGCTATGCCGATCTCGAGCAGGCGGAACTCCTCGTCCTCGTCGGTTCGAACCTCGCCTGGTGCCATCCCGTGCTGTTCCAGCGCGTGATGGCGGCAAAAGCGGCCCGGCCCGGCATGCGCATCGTCGTTGTCGATCCCCGGCGCACGACGACGGCCGACGCTGCCGACCTGCACCTCGCCATCCGGCCGGACGGCGACACGGCGCTGTTCACAGCACTGCTGGCGCATCTTTTCGAGGCAGGGGCGATCGACCGCTCCTATGTCGACGACCACACCACCGGCCTTGCCGAAGCCCTCGACGCCGCCCGGCAGACGGGCGACGTCGCCGCGGCGACGGGGCTTGCCGCCGCCGACATCGCCATGCTGTTCGACCTGTTCGCCCACACCGAAAAGGTCGTCACCGTCTACAGCCAGGGCGTCAACCAGTCGGCCTCGGGCACCGACAAGGTCAACGCGATCATCAACTGCCATCTGGCCACAGGTCGGATCGGCCGTCCGGGCATGGGGCCGTTCTCCGTCACCGGACAGCCGAACGCGATGGGCGGACGCGAGGTCGGCGGTCTCGCCAACCAGCTCGCCGCCCACATGGATCTCGACAAGCCTGCGCACCGCGACCGCGTCCAGCGGTTCTGGAAGGCGCCCCGGATCGCCGCGACGCCCGGGCTGCAGGCCGTGGCGATGTTCGACGCGGTGGCCGACGGGCGGATCAAGGCGCTCTGGATCATCGGCACCAACCCGGTCGATTCCCTGCCGGATGCGGACAGGGTCCGCGCCGGCCTCGCCACCTGTCCCTTCGTCGTCGTCTCCGACATCGTCTCCGATACCGATACGCTGCCCTATGCCCACGTCGTGCTCCCCGCCGCTGGCTGGGGCGAGAAGGACGGCACGGTCACCAATTCGGAAAGGCGTATCTCGCGCCAGCGCGCCTTTCTTCAGGCGCCGGGCGAGGCATGGCCGGATTGGCGGATCCTCGCCGAGGTCGCCCGGCGCATGGGCTTCGGCGCTGCCTTCGACTGGGAGAGCCCCGATGACGTCTTCGACGAGCATGCCCGGCTGTCGGCGACCGAGAACGAAGGCGATCGCGACTTCGACCTGGCCGGCCTCGTCGGCATGTCGGCCGAGGAATACCAGGTTTTTCCGCCGGTGCAGTGGCCGGTGCCCCGTCTCACCGAAGATGCAGCGCCCGCCGACGCGCCTCAGCCCGACAGCCGATTCTTTGCCGCGGGAGGGTTCTTCACCCCCGATCGACGGGCGCGGTTCGTCCCTGTGCTCGCGGCCAGTCCGCTGCCAGAAGATGCATGCCGTCCCTTCACGCTGAATACCGGCCGCATCCGCGACCAGTGGCACACCATGACGCGGACCGGCCGTGCCCCGCGCCTGTCCGCCCACATCGCCGAGCCCTTCGCCGAGATCCACCCCGACGACGCCCGCGATCTTGGCGTCGGCGACGCCGACATCGTACGCCTGGAGACAGGGTTCGGGAGCGGACTGTTCCGCGCCTGTCTGACGCCGCGACAGCGGCGGGGCTCGCTGTTTGCGCCGATGCACTGGACCGAGCAGTTCGCATCCGCTTCGCGGGCCGGCGCCCTGACACAGAAGCAGACCGATCCGCATTCGGGCCAGCCGGCGCTGAAATCGACCCCGGTCTCGCTCGCGCGCTTTCCCGTTGCCTGGCACGGCTTTGCCGTGACGCGGCTGCGGCCTTCGACCATTCCCGCCGATTACTGGGCCGTCGCCCGCACGGAGGCCGGCTGGCGCATCGAGCTGGCGGGACTGGCGACGCCTCAGAACTGGCCCGCCTTCGCTGCCGATCTCTTCGGCGCCGACGCGGCCGACCTTCTGTCCTACCACGATGCCACGACGGCGCGCTTTGCAGCCTTCGACGGAGAGACGCTGCAGGGGGCGCTGTGGACCGCGCCCGGGCCGGTCGCGGTATCGCGAGCCTGGGCGGCCGGCCAGCTCCTCGCGCCGCATGCTTTGTCGCGGCAGCGCATCCTCGCCGGACGCGGCGGCGCCGACACGGTCGATGTCGGGGCGATCGTCTGCGCCTGCTTCTCGGTCGGCGCCGGCCAGATCTCCGGCGCGGTGCGCAGTGGCCGATGCCGCAGCGTCGCCGAGATCGGCGGCCTGCTTCAGGCCGGAACCAATTGTGGTTCCTGCCGAACCGAAATCCAGGAGATCATCGATGGCTGCCTTGTCCTTGACGACGCCTGA
- a CDS encoding DUF2892 domain-containing protein produces the protein MIKTANIGTADRVIRILIGIALAAYAYANLAGPWSSVAYAVAGVLVVTALMRFCPAYRLVGASTCKVSR, from the coding sequence ATGATCAAGACCGCCAATATCGGCACGGCTGACCGCGTCATTCGCATCCTCATCGGCATCGCACTGGCGGCCTATGCTTATGCGAACCTCGCCGGCCCATGGTCCTCCGTGGCCTATGCGGTCGCAGGCGTTCTGGTCGTCACAGCGCTAATGCGTTTTTGCCCGGCCTATCGGCTGGTCGGGGCCAGCACGTGCAAGGTCTCCCGCTAA